The following proteins are encoded in a genomic region of Clostridium kluyveri:
- the rnmV gene encoding ribonuclease M5, with protein sequence MIKEVIIVEGKDDISAVKRAVDAELIAVGGFGINKKVIDKIKEAQNRQGVIVMTDPDFAGEKIRKIISKRVKGIKHAYISQEDGIKNGNIGVENALPETIINALKNAKCELKEERKEFKVEDMVFFELTGCIKSKMKRDMLGRELGIGYCNASQFLKRLNNYGIAREEFDKAIDKVSNLMKEKKDE encoded by the coding sequence ATGATTAAGGAAGTAATAATCGTTGAAGGAAAGGACGATATATCCGCAGTTAAGAGAGCTGTAGATGCAGAATTAATAGCTGTAGGTGGCTTTGGAATAAATAAAAAAGTTATTGATAAAATAAAAGAGGCTCAAAATAGACAAGGTGTAATAGTTATGACAGATCCTGACTTTGCAGGAGAAAAAATAAGGAAAATTATATCTAAAAGAGTTAAAGGGATAAAACATGCCTATATATCTCAAGAAGATGGGATAAAAAATGGAAATATTGGTGTTGAAAATGCATTGCCTGAAACTATAATAAATGCTTTGAAAAATGCTAAATGTGAATTAAAAGAAGAGAGAAAAGAATTCAAAGTGGAAGATATGGTATTTTTTGAGCTTACAGGATGTATAAAATCTAAGATGAAAAGAGATATGCTTGGCAGAGAATTAGGTATAGGCTATTGTAATGCATCTCAGTTTCTAAAGAGACTAAATAATTATGGTATAGCTAGGGAAGAGTTTGATAAAGCAATAGATAAGGTAAGTAATTTAATGAAGGAGAAGAAAGATGAGTAA
- the rsmA gene encoding 16S rRNA (adenine(1518)-N(6)/adenine(1519)-N(6))-dimethyltransferase RsmA, with protein MSNLSTKEIVEKYNFRFSKNLGQNFLIDNSVLQDILEGTDINKNDFVIEIGPGVGTLTKELLKRAKKVCAIEVDSDLIAILKEELKHYPNFELIHKDVLKTNFNEIIKDESSIKIVANLPYYITTPIISKILNNKYNFKTLTIMIQKEVGERIISEPNCKRYGALSLLVQYYCDVEVLRKVSPYAFIPSPKVESIVIKLTKLSNPRVKIKSEDLFFRIIRCSFNMRRKTLWNALKALKLSREYIEKAFDKSGIDPKRRGETLSIEEFGLLSDCIYELIYGL; from the coding sequence ATGAGTAATTTATCTACTAAGGAAATAGTGGAAAAATATAATTTTAGATTTTCAAAAAATTTAGGGCAAAATTTTTTGATAGATAATTCAGTATTACAGGATATATTAGAAGGCACAGATATAAATAAAAATGATTTTGTTATAGAAATAGGACCAGGAGTGGGAACATTAACAAAGGAACTTTTAAAAAGGGCTAAGAAAGTTTGTGCCATAGAAGTGGATTCAGATTTAATTGCCATACTAAAGGAAGAGTTAAAGCATTATCCAAATTTTGAATTAATACATAAAGATGTATTAAAGACAAATTTTAATGAGATAATAAAAGATGAATCAAGTATAAAAATTGTAGCTAATCTTCCATATTATATTACTACACCTATTATTTCAAAAATTCTAAATAATAAGTATAATTTCAAAACTTTAACTATAATGATTCAAAAAGAAGTGGGTGAAAGAATAATATCGGAACCTAATTGTAAGCGATATGGGGCACTTTCTTTATTGGTTCAATATTATTGCGATGTAGAAGTACTTAGAAAAGTTAGTCCTTATGCTTTCATTCCATCGCCTAAAGTTGAGTCTATAGTTATAAAGTTAACTAAGTTAAGTAATCCTAGAGTTAAGATTAAAAGTGAAGATTTATTTTTTAGGATAATAAGATGTTCTTTTAATATGAGAAGGAAAACTTTATGGAATGCTTTAAAAGCACTAAAGTTATCTAGAGAATACATAGAAAAAGCATTTGATAAATCTGGAATAGATCCCAAGAGGAGAGGAGAAACTCTTTCCATAGAGGAATTCGGCCTATTATCAGATTGCATATATGAATTAATATATGGGTTATAA